From a single Methanofollis sp. W23 genomic region:
- the pyrI gene encoding aspartate carbamoyltransferase regulatory subunit gives MKEEPGVLLQISPIRNGTVIDHITAGEALNVLKILGITGTTDECLSIATNVASEKSGKKDIVKIEERELCAEEVDRIALIAPHATINIIRDYLVCEKMGVEIPQVLLGVVRCPNPGCISNTNEPIKSRFEVTKRGLHCLYCDWYLKDDIPGHII, from the coding sequence ATGAAAGAGGAACCAGGGGTGCTGTTACAGATCAGTCCGATCAGGAACGGGACAGTGATCGACCACATCACCGCGGGCGAGGCCCTCAATGTCCTCAAGATCCTCGGGATCACCGGGACGACCGACGAGTGCCTCTCCATCGCCACCAATGTGGCAAGCGAGAAGTCGGGCAAGAAGGACATCGTCAAGATCGAGGAGCGCGAACTCTGCGCCGAGGAGGTCGACCGCATCGCCCTCATCGCCCCACATGCCACGATCAACATCATCAGGGACTACCTGGTCTGCGAGAAGATGGGAGTCGAGATCCCGCAGGTGCTCCTGGGCGTGGTCAGGTGCCCGAATCCAGGGTGCATCTCCAACACCAACGAACCGATCAAGAGCAGGTTCGAGGTGACAAAGCGGGGGCTGCACTGTCTGTACTGCGACTGGTACCTGAAGGACGATATCCCCGGGCATATTATCTGA
- a CDS encoding carboxypeptidase regulatory-like domain-containing protein, giving the protein MTMTELLIRSTPRRGVDPPLFFGQGSAMHIPPVIVILMVITLPAVCSGLPSEQTAHPEEPINLIVTSPSEGDEGWIDVVPPHVAVVGEVSAPSGIRNVVVQSNTGEVACGNGTTFACSVPVSAGKNTITVIATDNLGNRAEKTLNVTIHIGLPPPPAITVSGRVTDPDNGPIAGASIEFESEFTLDNEPLTVTNTTDQDGRYLIENAPGYRQNITVRKEGYKDLHREIEFENLTNECDLEMEPSGRTVPGFGLHLSILALLGTFLILRSKRK; this is encoded by the coding sequence ATGACAATGACGGAACTCTTGATCCGATCGACGCCACGCCGTGGGGTTGATCCCCCCCTCTTTTTTGGACAGGGATCGGCAATGCATATACCCCCGGTTATTGTCATACTGATGGTCATCACGCTTCCTGCAGTATGCTCCGGTCTTCCCTCTGAACAGACGGCACACCCCGAAGAGCCAATAAATCTCATTGTCACCTCCCCTAGTGAAGGAGATGAGGGCTGGATCGACGTCGTTCCACCTCATGTTGCAGTTGTCGGTGAAGTCTCTGCTCCTTCAGGAATACGGAATGTGGTTGTTCAGAGTAATACAGGAGAAGTTGCGTGCGGGAACGGGACGACATTCGCATGCTCTGTGCCGGTCTCCGCAGGAAAGAACACGATAACTGTCATAGCAACTGATAATCTTGGAAACCGGGCTGAAAAAACCCTGAACGTGACTATCCACATCGGGTTGCCCCCGCCTCCGGCGATCACCGTCTCGGGCAGGGTGACTGATCCGGACAACGGCCCGATCGCCGGTGCATCGATAGAATTCGAGTCGGAATTTACGCTCGACAACGAACCTCTCACGGTGACGAACACCACGGACCAGGACGGCAGGTACCTGATAGAGAACGCACCGGGATACCGGCAGAACATCACCGTCAGGAAAGAGGGGTATAAAGATCTCCATCGTGAAATCGAGTTCGAGAATCTGACGAACGAATGTGATCTGGAGATGGAACCATCAGGTCGGACCGTTCCGGGGTTTGGTCTCCATCTGAGTATCCTTGCCTTACTGGGGACTTTTTTGATCCTTCGGAGCAAGAGGAAATGA
- a CDS encoding nascent polypeptide-associated complex protein, with protein MFPGGKINPRKMKQMMRQLGMQMETLEDVKRVVIETEKGNYVFDEAEVVATLMQGTTTYQINGEARFEPAAIEIPDEDVKLVMAQTNASAEAALEALTATNGDIAEAILRLTGA; from the coding sequence GTGTTTCCAGGCGGAAAGATCAATCCAAGAAAGATGAAACAGATGATGAGACAGCTCGGCATGCAGATGGAGACGCTTGAGGACGTCAAGCGGGTCGTCATCGAGACCGAGAAAGGGAACTATGTCTTCGACGAGGCCGAGGTCGTGGCCACGCTCATGCAGGGGACCACCACCTACCAGATCAATGGCGAGGCGCGGTTCGAGCCTGCGGCCATCGAGATCCCTGACGAAGACGTCAAACTGGTGATGGCACAGACCAACGCCTCTGCAGAAGCCGCACTTGAGGCACTCACCGCCACCAACGGCGATATCGCCGAGGCGATCCTGCGGCTGACCGGCGCATGA
- the pyrB gene encoding aspartate carbamoyltransferase, with the protein MRQHIISIKEFEKAEIDALLDRAAAIDEGNYDHKALEDRILGVLFFEPSTRTRMSFEAAMARLGGACIDMGGVEASSVVKGETLADTIRVVSGYADAIVLRHPKEGAAQLASEFASVPVLNAGDGAGQHPSQTLIDLYTIRQAMPLEGIDVGLLGDLRYGRTAHSLAYALTQYDVTIHTLAPEGLEMPPNVVEELRERGVEIVVHDEIKEFTRGLDVMYVTRIQRERFPDSASYYAVASSYRVTPELLAGAREQMIVLHPLPRVDEIDPRVDALPHAKYFQQARNGVPIRMALLLEVMR; encoded by the coding sequence ATGCGGCAACATATCATCTCAATCAAGGAGTTTGAGAAGGCGGAGATCGACGCCCTCCTCGACCGGGCGGCGGCGATCGATGAGGGGAACTATGACCACAAGGCCCTTGAGGACAGGATCCTCGGGGTGCTCTTCTTCGAGCCCTCGACCAGGACGCGGATGTCGTTTGAGGCGGCGATGGCCAGGCTCGGCGGGGCCTGCATCGACATGGGCGGCGTGGAGGCGAGTTCGGTCGTGAAGGGCGAGACCCTTGCCGACACCATCAGGGTGGTGAGCGGGTATGCCGACGCCATCGTGCTCCGCCACCCCAAGGAAGGGGCGGCCCAACTGGCCAGCGAGTTTGCCTCGGTCCCGGTCCTGAATGCCGGCGACGGCGCAGGGCAGCACCCGTCCCAGACACTCATCGACCTGTACACGATCAGGCAGGCGATGCCGCTCGAAGGGATCGATGTGGGGCTCCTCGGCGACCTGCGCTACGGGCGGACGGCCCACTCGCTCGCCTACGCCCTCACGCAGTACGACGTCACCATCCACACCCTCGCCCCCGAGGGCCTGGAGATGCCCCCCAACGTCGTCGAGGAACTGCGCGAGCGGGGCGTCGAGATCGTGGTCCACGACGAGATCAAGGAGTTCACGCGGGGCCTCGACGTGATGTACGTCACCAGGATCCAGCGCGAGCGTTTCCCTGACTCGGCCTCGTACTACGCCGTGGCCTCGAGCTACCGGGTCACCCCAGAACTCCTCGCGGGAGCGCGGGAGCAGATGATCGTCCTCCACCCGCTGCCGCGGGTCGACGAGATCGACCCCAGGGTCGACGCCCTCCCGCACGCAAAATATTTCCAGCAGGCAAGGAACGGCGTCCCGATCAGGATGGCCCTCCTCCTGGAGGTGATGAGATGA
- a CDS encoding methyltransferase domain-containing protein encodes MIQAGERVLLVSSKREYYVRAGEGTLSTDLGILDLATLVGAAPGSTAATHLGHEFTVRRPRATDFFTHASRTGAPMLPKDIGMVIAYTGMSKNDRVLDAGTGSGIAAIYFGGIARTVVTCEVRPEFAKRAEKNIQDAGLENVEVRACDVLEVEGEACFEIVHLDLPVTAEHVARAHALLVSGGYLACYTPFIEGMRAAYDAAATLFSEVHTYECMEREMTRGKRGTRPSTRVGHSGYITIARR; translated from the coding sequence ATGATCCAGGCAGGGGAGCGGGTGCTCCTTGTCTCAAGCAAACGGGAGTACTATGTACGCGCCGGCGAGGGCACCCTCTCCACCGACCTCGGGATCCTCGACCTGGCCACCCTGGTCGGGGCGGCGCCCGGGAGCACCGCCGCCACCCACCTCGGGCACGAGTTCACGGTGCGGCGGCCACGCGCCACCGACTTCTTCACCCATGCCTCCAGGACCGGGGCCCCGATGCTCCCCAAGGACATCGGGATGGTCATCGCCTATACCGGAATGAGCAAGAACGACCGTGTCCTGGACGCGGGGACCGGGAGCGGGATCGCCGCGATCTATTTTGGCGGGATCGCCCGGACGGTGGTCACCTGCGAGGTGAGGCCTGAGTTTGCAAAGCGGGCCGAGAAGAACATCCAGGATGCCGGGCTTGAGAACGTCGAGGTGCGGGCCTGCGACGTCCTCGAAGTGGAGGGCGAGGCGTGCTTCGAGATCGTCCACCTCGACCTTCCGGTCACGGCCGAGCATGTCGCCCGCGCCCACGCCCTCCTGGTCTCTGGCGGTTACCTTGCCTGCTACACCCCCTTCATCGAGGGGATGAGGGCGGCCTATGACGCCGCCGCAACGCTCTTCTCAGAGGTGCACACCTATGAGTGCATGGAGCGCGAGATGACGCGGGGCAAACGCGGCACACGACCGTCGACGCGGGTCGGACACTCTGGCTACATCACGATTGCAAGGCGGTAA
- a CDS encoding PUA domain-containing protein gives MTGRSGARALEQVRAIADFQFGRGAGEALFPEGCRFVRSRTRRIRQVMLDKKRLVTLRAQDGRFTLGIEGARRLKTGIQAPAYRVVMMEDAAEFVAQGKNAFAKHVIAADPGIRPGDEVLVVREGDDLLGTGEAALSGDEMMAFDYGVAVKVRKGGK, from the coding sequence GTGACAGGAAGATCAGGAGCGCGCGCGCTGGAGCAGGTTCGGGCCATCGCCGACTTCCAGTTCGGACGCGGAGCAGGCGAGGCCCTCTTCCCTGAAGGGTGCCGGTTCGTCAGGTCCAGGACCAGGCGGATCAGACAGGTGATGCTGGACAAGAAACGGCTTGTCACCCTCAGGGCCCAGGACGGACGGTTCACCCTCGGGATCGAAGGAGCACGGCGGCTCAAAACCGGCATCCAGGCCCCGGCCTATCGGGTCGTGATGATGGAGGACGCCGCCGAGTTCGTGGCGCAGGGGAAGAACGCCTTTGCCAAACACGTCATCGCCGCCGACCCAGGGATCCGCCCGGGCGACGAGGTGCTGGTGGTGCGTGAGGGCGACGACCTCCTCGGGACCGGCGAGGCCGCCCTTTCAGGCGACGAAATGATGGCATTTGATTATGGAGTAGCGGTAAAGGTACGGAAAGGAGGGAAGTAA